Within Elaeis guineensis isolate ETL-2024a unplaced genomic scaffold, EG11 Super_Scaffold_1000024, whole genome shotgun sequence, the genomic segment NNNNNNNNNNNNNNNNNNNNNNNNNNNNNNNNNNNNNNNNNNNNNNNNNNNNNNNNNNNNNNNNNNNNNNNNNNNNNNNNNNNNNNNNNNNNNNNNNNNNNNNNNNNNNNNNNNNNNNNNNNNNNNNNNNNNNNNNNNNNNNNNNNNNNNNNNNNNNNNNNNNNNNNNNNNNNNNNNNNNNNNNNNNNNNNNNNNNNNNNNNNNNNNNNNNNNNNNNNNNNNNNNNNNNNNNNNNNNNNNNNNNNNNNNNNNNNNNNNNNNNNNNNNNNNNNNNNNNNNNNNNNNNNNNNNNNNNNNNNNNNNNNNNNNNNNNNNNNNNNNNNNNNNNNNNNNNNNNNNNNNNNNNNNNNNNNNNNNNNNNNNNNNNNNNNNNNNNNNNNNNNNNNNNNNNNNNNNNNNNNNNNNNNNNNNNNNNNNNNNNNNNNNNNNNNNNNNNNNNNNNNNNNNNNNNNNNNNNNNNNNNNNNNNNNNNNNNNNNNNNNNNNNNNNNNNNNNNNNNNNNNNNNNNNNNNNNNNNNNNNNNNNNNNNNNNNNNNNNNNNNNNNNNNNNNNNNNNNNNNNNNNNNNNNNNNNNNNNNNNNNNNNNNNNNNNNNNNNNNNNNNNNNNNNNNNNNNNNNNNNNNNNNNNNNNNNNNNNNNNNNNNNNNNNNNNNNNNNNNNNNNNNNNNNNNNNNNNNNNNNNNNNNNNNNNNNNNNNNNNNNNNNNNNNNNNNNNNNNNNNNNNNNNNNNNNNNNNNNNNNNNNNNNNNNNNNNNNNNNNNNNNNNNNNNNNNNNNNNNNNNNNNNNNNNNNNNNNNNNNNNNNNNNNNNNNNNNNNNNNNNNNNNNNNNNNNNNNNNNNNNNNNNNNNNNNNNNNNNNNNNNNNNNNNNNNNNNNNNNNNNNNNNNNNNNNNNNNNNNNNNNNNNNNNNNNNNNNNNNNNNNNNNNNNNNNNNNNNNNNNNNNNNNNNNNNNNNNNNNNNNNNNNNNNNNNNNNNNCTTAAGNNNNNNNNNNNNNNNNNNNNNNNNNNNNNNNNNNNNNNNNNNNNNNNNNNNNNNNNNNNNNNNNNNNNNNNNNNNNNNNNNNNNNNNNNNNNNNNNNNNNNNNNNNNNNNNNNNNNNNNNNNNNNNNNNNNNNNNNNNNNNNNNNNNNNNNNNNNNNNNNNNNNNNNNNNNNNNNNNNNNNNNNNNNNNNNNNNNNNNNNNNNNNNNNNNNNNNNNNNNNNNNNNNNNNNNNNNNNNNNNNNNNNNNNNNNNNNNNNNNNNNNNNNNNNNNNNNNNNNNNNNNNNNNNNNNNNNNNNNNNNNNNNNNNNNNNNNNNNNNNNNNNNNNNNNNNNNNNNNNNNNNNNNNNNNNNNNNNNNNNNNNNNNNNNNNNNNNNNNNNNNNNNNNNNNNNNNNNNNNNNNNNNNNNNNNNNNNNNNNNNNNNNNNNNNNNNNNNNNNNNNNNNNNNNNNNNNNNNNNNNNNNNNNNNNNNNNNNNNNNNNNNNNNNNNNNNNNNNNNNNNNNNNNNNNNNNNNNNNNNNNNNNNNNNNNNNNNNNNNNNNNNNNNNNNNNNNNNNNNNNNNNNNNNNNNNNNNNNNNNNNNNNNNNNNNNNNNNNNNNNNNNNNNNNNNNNNNNNNNNNNNNNNNNNNNNNNNNNNNNNNNNNNNNNNNNNNNNNNNNNNNNNNNNNNNNNNNNNNNNNNNNNNNNNNNNNNNNNNNNNNNNNNNNNNNNNNNNNNNNNNNNNNNNNNNNNNNNNNNNNNNNNNNNNNNNNNNNNNNNNNNNNNNNNNNNNNNNNNNNNNNNNNNNNNNNNNNNNNNNNNNNNNNNNNNNNNNNNNNNNNNNNNNNNNNNNNNNNNNNNNNNNNNNNNNNNNNNNNNNNNNNNNNNNNNNNNNNNNNNNNNNNNNNNNNNNNNNNNNNNNNNNNNNNNNNNNNNNNNNNNNNNNNNNNNNNNNNNNNNNNNNNNNNNNNNNNNNNNNNNNNNNNNNNNNNNNNNNNNNNNNNNNNNNNNNNNNNNNNNNNNNNNNNNNNNNNNNNNNNNNNNNNNNNNNNNNNNNNNNNNNNNNNNNNNNNNNNNNNNNNNNNNNNNNNNNNNNNNNNNNNNNNNNNNNNNNNNNNNNNNNNNNNNNNNNNNNNNNNNNNNNNNNNNNNNNNNNNNNNNNNNNNNNNNNNNNNNNNNNNNNNNNNNNNNNNNNNNNNNNNNNNNNNNNNNNNNNNNNNNNNNNNNNNNNNNNNNNNNNNNNNNNNNNNNNNNNNNNNNNNNNNNNNNNNNNNNNNNNNNNNNNNNNNNNNNNNNNNNNNNNNNNNNNNNNNNNNNNNNNNNNNNNNNNNNNNNNNNNNNNNNNNNNNNNNNNNNNNNNNNNNNNNNNNNNNNNNNNNNNNNNNNNNNNNNNNNNNNNNNNNNNNNNNNNNNNNNNNNNNNNNNNNNNNNNNNNNNNNNNNNNNNNNNNNNNNNNNNNNNNNNNNNNNNNNNNNNNNNNNNNNNNNNNNNNNNNNNNNNNNNNNNNNNNNNNNNNNNNNNNNNNNNNNNNNNNNNNNNNNNNNNNNNNNNNNNNNNNNNNNNNNNNNNNNNNNNNNNNNNNNNNNNNNNNNNNNNNNNNNNNNNNNNNNNNNNNNNNNNNNNNNNNNNNNNNNNNNNNNNNNNNNNNNNNNNNNNNNNNNNNNNNNNNNNNNNNNNNNNNNNNNNNNNNNNNNNNNNNNNNNNNNNNNNNNNNNNNNNNNNNNNNNNNNNNNNNNNNNNNNNNNNNNNNNNNNNNNNNNNNNNNNNNNNNNNNNNNNNNNNNNNNNNNNNNNNNNNNNNNNNNNNNNNNNNNNNNNNNNNNNNNNNNNNNNNNNNNNNNNNNNNNNNNNNNNNNNNNNNNNNNNNNNNNNNNNNNNNNNNNNNNNNNNNNNNNNNNNNNNNNNNNNNNNNNNNNNNNNNNNNNNNNNNNNNNNNNNNNNNNNNNNNNNNNNNNNNNNNNNNNNNNNNNNNNNNNNNNNNNNNNNNNNNNNNNNNNNNNNNNNNNNNNNNNNNNNNNNNNNNNNNNNNNNNNNNNNNNNNNNNNNNNNNNNNNNNNNNNNNNNNNNNNNNNNNNNNNNNNNNNNNNNNNNNNNNNNNNNNNNNNNNNNNNNNNNNNNNNNNNNNNNNNNNNNNNNNNNNNNNNNNNNNNNNNNNNNNNNNNNNNNNNNNNNNNNNNNNNNNNNNNNNNNNNNNNNNNNNNNNNNNNNNNNNNNNNNNNNNNNNNNNNNNNNNNNNNNNNNNNNNNNNNNNNNNNNNNNNNNNNNNNNNNNNNNNNNNNNNNNNNNNNNNNNNNNNNNNNNNNNNNNNNNNNNNNNNNNNNNNNNNNNNNNNNNNNNNNNNNNNNNNNNNNNNNNNNNNNNNNNNNNNNNNNNNNNNNNNNNNNNNNNNNNNNNNNNNNNNNNNNNNNNNNNNNNNNNNNNNNNNNNNNNNNNNNNNNNNNNNNNNNNNNNNNNNNNNNNNNNNNNNNNNNNNNNNNNNNNNNNNNNNNNNNNNNNNNNNNNNNNNNNNNNNNNNNNNNNNNNNNNNNNNNNNNNNNNNNNNNNNNNNNNNNNNNNNNNNNNNNNNNNNNNNNNNNNNNNNNNNNNNNNNNNNNNNNNNNNNNNNNNNNNNNNNNNNNNNNNNNNNNNNNNNNNNNNNNNNNNNNNNNNNNNNNNNNNNNNNNNNNNNNNNNNNNNNNNNNNNNNNNNNNNNNNNNNNNNNNNNNNNNNNNNNNNNNNNNNNNNNNNNNNNNNNNNNNNNNNNNNNNNNNNNNNNNNNNNNNNNNNNNNNNNNNNNNNNNNNNNNNNNNNNNNNNNNNNNNNNNNNNNNNNNNNNNNNNNNNNNNNNNNNNNNNNNNNNNNNNNNNNNNNNNNNNNNNNNNNNNNNNNNNNNNNNNNNNNNNNNNNNNNNNNNNNNNNNNNNNNNNNNNNNNNNNNNNNNNNNNNNNNNNNNNNNNNNNNNNNNNNNNNNNNNNNNNNNNNNNNNNNNNNNNNNNNNNNNNNNNNNNNNNNNNNNNNNNNNNNNNNNNNNNNNNNNNNNNNNNNNNNNNNNNNNNNNNNNNNNNNNNNNNNNNNNNNNNNNNNNNNNNNNNNNNNNNNNNNNNNNNNNNNNNNNNNNNNNNNNNNNNNNNNNNNNNNNNNNNNNNNNNNNNNNNNNNNNNNNNNNNNNNNNNNNNNNNNNNNNNNNNNNNNNNNNNNNNNNNNNNNNNNNNNNNNNNNNNNNNNNNNNNNNNNNNNNNNNNNNNNNNNNNNNNNNNNNNNNNNNNNNNNNNNNNNNNNNNNNNNNNNNNNNNNNNNNNNNNNNNNNNNNNNNNNNNNNNNNNNNNNNNNNNNNNNNNNNNNNNNNNNNNNNNNNNNNNNNNNNNNNNNNNNNNNNNNNNNNNNNNNNNNNNNNNNNNNNNNNNNNNNNNNNNNNNNNNNNNNNNNNNNNNNNNNNNNNNNNNNNNNNNNNNNNNNNNNNNNNNNNNNNNNNNNNNNNNNNNNNNNNNNNNNNNNNNNNNNNNNNNNNNNNNNNNNNNNNNNNNNNNNNNNNNNNNNNNNNNNNNNNNNNNNNNNNNNNNNNNNNNNNNNNNNNNNNNNNNNNNNNNNNNNNNNNNNNNNNNNNNNNNNNNNNNNNNNNNNNNNNNNNNNNNNNNNNNNNNNNNNNNNNNNNNNNNNNNNNNNNNNNNNNNNNNNNNNNNNNNNNNNNNNNNNNNNNNNNNNNNNNNNNNNNNNNNNNNNNNNNNNNNNNNNNNNNNNNNNNNNNNNNNNNNNNNNNNNNNNNNNNNNNNNNNNNNNNNNNNNNNNNNNNNNNNNNNNNNNNNNNNNNNNNNNNNNNNNNNNNNNNNNNNNNNNNNNNNNNNNNNNNNNNNNNNNNNNNNNNNNNNNNNNNNNNNNNNNNNNNNNNNNNNNNNNNNNNNNNNNNNNNNNNNNNNNNNNNNNNNNNNNNNNNNNNNNNNNNNNNNNNNNNNNNNNNNNNNNNNNNNNNNNNNNNNNNNNNNNNNNNNNNNNNNNNNNNNNNNNNNNNNNNNNNNNNNNNNNNNNNNNNNNNNNNNNNNNNNNNNNNNNNNNNNNNNNNNNNNNNNNNNNNNNNNNNNNNNNNNNNNNNNNNNNNNNNNNNNNNNNNNNNNNNNNNNNNNNNNNNNNNNNNNNNNNNNNNNNNNNNNNNNNNNNNNNNNNNNNNNNNNNNNNNNNNNNNNNNNNNNNNNNNNNNNNNNNNNNNNNNNNNNNNNNNNNNNNNNNNNNNNNNNNNNNNNNNNNNNNNNNNNNNNNNNNNNNNNNNNNNNNNNNNNNNNNNNNNNNNNNNNNNNNNNNNNNNNNNNNNNNNNNNNNNNNNNNNNNNNNNNNNNNNNNNNNNNNNNNNNNNNNNNNNNNNNNNNNNNNNNNNNNNNNNNNNNNNNNNNNNNNNNNNNNNNNNNNNNNNNNNNNNNNNNNNNNNNNNNNNNNNNNNNNNNNNNNNNNNNNNNNNNNNNNNNNNNNNNNNNNNNNNNNNNNNNNNNNNNNNNNNNNNNNNNNNNNNNNNNNNNNNNNNNNNNNNNNNNNNNNNNNNNNNNNNNNNNNNNNNNNNNNNNNNNNNNNNGTTGCGCCAGGAATGAACAAAAATATGCTTCATATGCCTTTTTTGATGGCTTCTAGATCTCTTCTTGATGCAGATTTGTGACTAGTTGTCCATTATGAAGACTTTGACATCACATCATTATTATATATGTCATTGTATTATGGTTCCTTGTTATTTCAAACCAAGCCTATTGCTTCAACTTATTATTTGTGTAGGCTGCCACAATGTTGGTGTTGCTATGGCTACTCCCAATGGTTTAGTCGTACCAAACATAAAGAAGGTTCAATCACTTTCTATATTGGAGGTTAGCTGCAACCCTCTTCTAAGTTTTCTTGCTATAAACAAATTTTCCCTTCTGAAAGCTTATTCTATCTTGTCCTATCTTTTAGAGTCTTCTGACATATTTAATGCAATAAATGTAATGGTTTTATATGCACTTATGTTGTTCAACTTTATACTAGCTGGAGATAAGCTTGTTATTGGATAGAAGGTTCTTCAGAAGCCGCTTCACCATGGCCATTGTGATTCAGCCTCCGATCTCTTTCATATACTATTGAATTAGTTCAGCTAATTATTTGAATGGTTATTTTCACATGAATACTGATTATTGTTGTCAAagaaatagatatttttggtgaCTTTTTATTTTTGAGACTTTCAAACTATTTCAGCTTAAGGATACTATTTAATAAAAATACAAAATTTCACATATAACTCATGACTAGTTATGTATTGTTCATAAATTACTGCTGAAGGCTTTCCtaattttattcatttttttcccCAAATGCTGCTGTCCGTATGTTCTTAGTTGTATCTGGAATATCTCTATTCTAGTTTCTAGTTTCCTGTTGTAAATTGTGAAAAGTGAATGCATGAACATGGAGACAAATGAGAAATAAAAGTATTGGTCTTTGTTAAGCAAGAGCATCAGGTTTATCTCCTCTCTAGAAAACCTTAAGCTAGCATATTATTCCTCAAATCATTTTAAATCAAAGCATAATCCTCTATGTCCCTGGCTGTTCCATAAATGGCCCTCTCATATAATTTATAAACAATCTAAATTGAATCGTATATTAGTGATCTAGTGATACTCGAAGAGTTCCAAAGGGGTGGTTACACACTGTCAACAATAGCATGGAGGGCAACTGCATAGATCTGTGCATAGGCAATATGACAATGATACACCACCAAAATAAATGTATGACCACAAAGCATGGAATGACTAgtatatatttaatttagttaTTGTCATGAGCTTATGGATCACACACAGCTAAATCTTTGATTGAGGTAGGAAGAGGAATAGCTGGaggctttataaaattttaaaagaactgTAGATTAGGTGACAAAATGCCCTGACATGTGAAAGATGACCAACAAAATTACAATCAATCTCTGTATACTTTGTTAGTACTGGATATCTAGCAAATGTTTTGCTGAAAATCTTccatgaaaaaaatgaaagaaaacatgAATGACAAGGTAGTTGATGGTGGCATTTGATTACCAACATTGCACATTGTCAGGTCAATAAATGTGAAAACACTCAAAAATGCAAGCTGAGAGGATGGGGTTTCAAAGAGCATAAATGGAAGATGGGGCCCCAAAAGCAGTGGTGCTAGTTGTTGATCTGATAAACATTGAGAAGTAAAGGTTTCATTTTCTAAAATGAAGAACATTTCCCACCAAGGGTCAGTGTAATAATACCTTTCACTAATAATGGAGATTTTGTGAACTCATGCTATGCATAAGAAATATTATCTGCAAAACTAAAACAAGGGATGCACAAAAGTGCAGCATTATGGAATTGAAGTGAAAATAACTATTTTCTTCCAGTGTCTTGCAAGTTGGCATAAACCCTTTCATAAAGCAGAACACTGTTGCATAACGTAAGTTCCAAGATGCATTCAAGGTAATCTTGACTGTTGTTTGGCTTTGTGCTTTTTGTAGGAGAGCAGAATGCTTCCTTAGTTAACCATCATGAAGTGATATGAATATATTTCATGTCACTTTTGGTGGCCTGTCAAGATAAAAGTATTGCTTGTAAGCAAATACATTCAGCTTGAAAACTCTTCAGGAAACTAAAATTGTATTTATATTCTCCATGACAGCACAAATTCTTGATTTTCCTTTATACAATGGCTGTAAATTAGATATGATTAGACATTTCAtatctttaatatttttatcttgtCACCTATCATGCAAAACTCTATGCTCATGTATGCAAATTGTGTAATCAGATTACGAAGGAATTATCACGCTTACAGCAGATGGCATCAAATAACAAGCTGAATTCTGAAGATATTACAGGGGGAACAATAACTATAAGCAACATTGGAGCAATTGGTGGCAAATTTGGCTCTCCACTGCTCAACTTACCTGAAGTTGCCATAATTGCAATTGGACGGATTCAAAAACTACCCCGCTTTGATGATGATGAAACTGTTTATCCCGCTTCTGTTACCAATGTAAGTTGCTATTTTAGGAGTATTATGACTATGATCTGTGTTTATGTGTGTTCCTCTGCTTGTGTGTGGTACATCTTCATCTGCAGGTGATGGATCCATGCATGCATGTGGACTTTATGATATATGTGTGTGCGCACGTGCCTCTGCTTGTTTTTATGGCACATCTGCATGTGTAGGTGCATAagctgcatgcatgcatgcatgagctctgtgtgtgtgtgcatgcgtACGAACTATGTGTGCGCATGTGTTTGTGCATTCTGCAAGTGTGCTTTTCATACAGATTAGCCAAGCGAGAGGTAAGAGATGCGATCCATAATTCATATATACTCAAGCAGCAAGATTACATAATGTAATATCAGTACTCAAGCTGAGACCTCAACAGCTTCAAATTCACATGTAAGAACATCTGTTATTAGCTTAGATTACAGAGACAACTGTTCCATATTTGACTTGCATACAAGCAGCAAGATTAGAGAcacatttaaattttaataataatgtTCAACTATAACTTTTATCCCTGTCCATCAACAGAGGGAATCTGTGATAGGTAAGAATTCCAGCAAAAGGTTCAGATTCCCCAAAGTAACTTATTATAGGATAGCAGTGATTAGCATAATCTAGTGAAGTTATTTGTTAAGTTCGTCTTTGACATGGATATCACTAGTTGTAAGCATGATATTTTGACTACTCTCATTGTATATGATAATGTCACCTTCATCTGCCATCTAAATTTTTCATCCTTTCTAGCTTTCCAACCCGGGGGAAAAACATCCTGTGAAATTATAATTGTGTTTTAGGCTGTTAACTAACTAAAACATCTATGAGATGAGTTAGAAATTTGTGTTTCAGTATATTTTGCTTCTATTTCTTTTGATAAACTTATAGGTTTCACTTGTTTTGACAATACTGCCATGAGAGCAACCTACATTTTGGATGCTAAAAGTTTCATGTGTAATGATTTGTGATTTACAGGTCACAATTGGAGCAGATCATAGAGTTGTAGATGGAGCTACTGTTGCAAGATTTTGCAATGAGTGGAAACTTCTGGTGGAAAAGCCAGAGCTACTCTTGCTGCACATGAGATGATTTGGAGAAATAACAGAATGTGGAGCCCAATCTGCAATGATACATTTGACTATTATGTTCTCTCCTGAAAAAAGAGAAGCCAATAAAGGTTTTATAGGTACACAATCGTAAATATTTTCAATGGATGTAACCCATATGTTCGAGTGGGATGTAATAGGTAAACCCTTTATGACAGTGACCTGTAATGTGGTCTTCAGTGATTTATGTAACAATTTGTGTGGCTCCATCCTTAATTTCTGAAGAATTTACCATCTCACTGGCTAAGGTGATACTCTATATCTTTGTTAGGAGGTATCTGATAACAAAACGGTGAGTGCTGGAAAATAAAGGATTTTGGTCACATATGATGAATGCAGCAAACATGAAATTATTGGTACAGCGGGATGGGAAAAGTGAGTTAGGGCAAGGTTATAAGTGCTGGTGTTATAACTATTATAACAGCTGTTATAACGATTTCAGTCACCTCCTGTTGTATATTATGCACTAAGGTAAGGGAAAAATAAAGGTCGCTATAATATGTTATTTAGTGTTTGACAATCTTTGTAACATTAATGATGGTTTCTATTTTCACATGTTcctttgtttaatttttttttttttgcaaaattcaaatttttagtaTTAAACTTTTCTTCAATAATGATTGCAtagtccaaaaataattttttttatctaataaaaGTGATCATAAAGATAATgttattatttttcattataataaTGTTACAATGACTGTTATAATAGTGATTATAACTGTTTCAATGGGATCCATTATAATGAGATGAGGTATTATTTAAATCTTTGAGTTTCGCATGAGCCATGGCTAGCATGATGAAGGAGAAATTAATGCTTACATGGTATACACCATGTGGTAGCGCGTACAGCCAATAATTTTCACTGATTTTTGTGAGTTCTATTCATCAAGCATGCATCTCAATGCCTCATTATAGGAACCAACGGGCATGATTGGCTGCATGTATAGTCATTTTGGTGCATGCAGTGTAGACAATAATGTCTCGAAGACCTGCTTTGGGTTTAGCTTATCCCATTGCTTGCAAGCCAGCAGGCACTATTTGTCGCTGCTTTCTATAATCTATTCACAGCTTGTCCACGAAGCATTCTAAGGTTTGGTGGGGTGGATCTGTAGCTGATCTGATAGCAACCTGAATCATACTTATGAAGATTAACCATGCCTGACCCTATGGCCTAACATCATTTCCAATGTGATCAAGTTTTCAAGTCAGCCTAAAGACTTGCTGGTGATCTAGCTCATTTGTATGATTTGGATGTATGGTAGGACCAAACGTATATTTGGATGGCATTTCTGAAAATCAAAAGACGGTAAAAAGGGAAATATGAGTGGGATACTGTA encodes:
- the LOC140854511 gene encoding lipoamide acyltransferase component of branched-chain alpha-keto acid dehydrogenase complex, mitochondrial-like, with the translated sequence MVPCYFKPSLLLQLIICVGCHNVGVAMATPNGLVVPNIKKVQSLSILEITKELSRLQQMASNNKLNSEDITGGTITISNIGAIGGKFGSPLLNLPEVAIIAIGRIQKLPRFDDDETVYPASVTNVTIGADHRVVDGATVARFCNEWKLLVEKPELLLLHMR